A window from Deinococcus sp. Leaf326 encodes these proteins:
- a CDS encoding HoxN/HupN/NixA family nickel/cobalt transporter, translated as MTHLPTEVLPVPAPLTARESLRRGAPFLLVVLGLHALALCLWIPAALQSPLLWGVGVTAYLLGLRHAWDADHIAVIDNTVRKLLTLGRPAYGVGLFFSLGHSSVVFLMALAAAVIGKALLGAQDGIGAVGGWVGPFVAGAYLVTVALVNLTAAWRIARSGDDHTHSHGGLLARLIAPLTRLVSRQWQVLPLGFLMGLGFDTASEVALLALSGTAAGQGLGWAAVLSLPLLFGAGMTLLDTLDGVAMTHAYGWALHDPRKKRAYNLLVTGLSGVIAFAIGFVTLSQWAGEHFPAAARALAALQNVDVSPLGFWLAGLTLALFAAASVAYRQRRRSGGGLGA; from the coding sequence ATGACCCACCTGCCTACCGAAGTTCTGCCCGTCCCCGCCCCCCTGACCGCCCGCGAGAGCCTGCGGCGGGGCGCGCCCTTCCTGCTGGTCGTGCTGGGCCTGCACGCCCTGGCCCTGTGCCTGTGGATTCCAGCGGCGCTACAGTCGCCGCTGCTCTGGGGCGTGGGCGTCACCGCGTATTTGCTGGGCCTGCGCCATGCCTGGGACGCCGACCACATTGCCGTGATCGACAACACGGTGCGTAAGCTGCTCACGCTGGGGCGGCCCGCCTATGGGGTAGGGCTGTTCTTCAGCCTGGGGCACTCGTCGGTGGTGTTCCTGATGGCGCTGGCAGCAGCCGTGATCGGCAAGGCGCTGCTGGGCGCACAGGACGGCATCGGGGCCGTGGGCGGCTGGGTGGGCCCGTTCGTGGCGGGGGCGTACCTCGTCACCGTGGCGCTCGTCAACCTGACTGCGGCGTGGCGTATCGCGCGCTCGGGCGACGACCATACCCACTCGCACGGCGGCCTGCTGGCCCGCCTCATCGCGCCGCTCACCCGGCTGGTCTCGCGGCAGTGGCAGGTACTCCCGCTGGGCTTCCTGATGGGCCTGGGGTTCGATACGGCCTCCGAGGTCGCCCTGCTGGCCCTGTCTGGCACGGCGGCGGGGCAGGGGCTGGGCTGGGCCGCGGTGCTGTCGCTGCCGCTGCTGTTCGGCGCGGGCATGACCCTGCTCGACACCCTCGACGGCGTCGCCATGACGCACGCCTACGGCTGGGCGCTGCATGACCCGCGCAAGAAGAGGGCCTACAACCTCCTCGTGACGGGCCTGTCGGGCGTGATCGCGTTCGCGATCGGCTTCGTGACCCTCTCGCAGTGGGCCGGCGAACATTTTCCGGCCGCCGCCCGCGCCCTGGCCGCCCTGCAAAACGTGGACGTGTCGCCGCTGGGGTTCTGGCTGGCGGGGCTGACCCTGGCGCTGTTCGCGGCTGCCAGCGTCGCGTACCGCCAGCGCCGCCGGTCGGGCGGAGGTCTGGGCGCATGA
- a CDS encoding vWA domain-containing protein, which produces MAPLTRPRRRPAGLLLAALCLGGPGLGGLGQAAAQACVLPSSPPPSRSRVVFILDTSGSMQGLGDGRANIFARVQGAILRGMRAAQAPGSVELLTFDKGPRQRQSFAWPSHRSEFEKTVNAVRADGSNTWLYTSMQSMFASLQSRNDTATTVYVLTDGIDNNPDRAATIATALTAFNVTRGDFDKLYYVGLGVQVPAEVKAQFAQTTFAQAVELPLNTPPDLTSALLLPGMVNVSPDASFPFRRPQGTHLSLESGNVGGGQVTILNPEGAGDRVRLGIKGSVPAGSVGYVCAELPDGEQRLLLRFEQTTPPPSGAPAPPPPALGTLRLLNPDFRRELKRGEKVVLRYQAVNGPVTVEVAQAPGEITAKLPDTVVSLLEGQQVELTLTDLTLRGGQQATSSLRLNNAATQAVPPVVGVEPVRRNWWWLLLLVPLLLLLWWRREGRPFEPYALSVDRALRITLHERATRRKRSRPTRRDLSDVGALFRVPKLRGIVLERYQPETAIEDEVVLDNSDANSIRDYAAQQLRRALRLQAQPERLRLHKDGEPEGTFLAVQETLALGQLYVFTPYEPPRARVRPAAPPPEPPIEVIVTLLRGVAMQDLELPLEDVDLADVFAEEGLRGLVVRREPGLLRLRALAGEMRLRHISREFGPGDALPLAVMLDLTAAGGSFQLRVRDKASMSRMQR; this is translated from the coding sequence ATGGCCCCGCTCACGCGCCCCCGCCGCCGGCCCGCCGGTCTGCTGCTCGCCGCTCTGTGTCTGGGAGGGCCGGGCCTGGGGGGACTGGGACAGGCGGCCGCGCAGGCCTGCGTGCTGCCCAGCAGTCCACCGCCCAGCCGCTCGCGGGTGGTGTTCATCCTCGACACCTCCGGCTCCATGCAGGGGCTCGGAGACGGCCGGGCCAACATCTTCGCGCGGGTCCAGGGCGCCATCCTGCGCGGAATGCGCGCGGCGCAGGCGCCGGGCTCGGTTGAGCTGCTCACCTTCGACAAGGGGCCGCGCCAGCGCCAGAGTTTCGCGTGGCCCTCGCATCGCAGCGAGTTCGAGAAGACGGTAAACGCCGTGCGGGCCGACGGCTCGAACACCTGGCTGTACACCAGCATGCAGAGCATGTTCGCCTCGCTCCAGAGCCGGAATGACACCGCCACGACCGTCTATGTCCTGACCGACGGCATAGACAACAACCCCGACCGCGCGGCGACCATCGCCACAGCGCTCACGGCCTTCAACGTCACGCGCGGCGACTTCGACAAGCTGTACTACGTCGGGCTGGGGGTGCAGGTCCCGGCCGAGGTCAAGGCGCAGTTCGCCCAGACCACCTTCGCGCAAGCAGTCGAACTGCCCCTGAACACGCCGCCCGACCTCACCTCGGCGCTGCTGCTGCCGGGCATGGTCAACGTGTCGCCCGACGCTTCTTTTCCCTTCCGGCGCCCCCAGGGCACCCACCTGAGCCTGGAATCGGGCAACGTGGGCGGCGGTCAGGTGACGATCCTGAACCCCGAGGGCGCGGGCGACCGGGTGCGGCTGGGCATCAAGGGCAGCGTGCCGGCGGGGTCGGTAGGCTACGTGTGTGCCGAACTGCCGGACGGTGAACAGCGCCTGCTGCTGCGCTTCGAGCAGACCACGCCGCCGCCCTCCGGCGCGCCGGCCCCGCCGCCGCCCGCCCTGGGCACCCTGCGGCTGCTGAACCCCGACTTCCGGCGCGAGCTGAAACGCGGCGAGAAGGTCGTGCTGCGCTATCAGGCGGTGAACGGCCCGGTGACGGTCGAGGTGGCCCAGGCCCCCGGCGAGATCACCGCGAAGCTGCCCGACACGGTGGTCAGCCTGCTCGAGGGCCAGCAGGTCGAACTGACCCTGACCGACCTCACGCTGCGCGGCGGCCAGCAGGCGACGTCCTCGCTGCGGCTGAACAACGCCGCGACGCAGGCGGTGCCGCCGGTCGTGGGCGTCGAGCCGGTGCGGCGCAACTGGTGGTGGCTGCTGCTGCTCGTCCCGCTGCTTTTGCTGCTGTGGTGGCGACGTGAGGGCCGGCCCTTCGAGCCGTATGCCCTGTCCGTGGACCGGGCGCTGCGGATCACGCTGCACGAGCGCGCCACGCGGCGCAAACGCAGCCGCCCGACGCGGCGTGACCTCAGCGACGTGGGGGCGCTCTTCCGCGTACCAAAACTCCGCGGCATTGTGCTGGAGCGCTACCAGCCCGAAACCGCCATCGAGGACGAAGTGGTGCTGGACAACAGTGACGCGAACAGCATCCGCGACTACGCGGCCCAGCAGCTGCGGCGGGCGCTGCGGCTTCAGGCCCAGCCCGAGCGGCTGCGGCTGCATAAGGACGGCGAGCCGGAGGGCACCTTCCTGGCGGTGCAGGAGACGCTGGCGCTGGGGCAGCTGTACGTGTTCACGCCTTACGAACCGCCGCGCGCGCGGGTGCGCCCGGCCGCGCCGCCGCCCGAGCCGCCCATTGAGGTCATCGTGACGCTGCTGCGCGGCGTGGCGATGCAGGACCTCGAACTGCCGCTGGAGGACGTGGACCTCGCCGACGTATTCGCCGAGGAAGGCCTGCGCGGGCTGGTCGTGCGCCGCGAGCCGGGACTGTTGCGGCTGCGTGCCCTGGCGGGCGAGATGCGGCTGCGGCACATCAGCCGCGAGTTCGGGCCGGGCGACGCGCTGCCACTGGCGGTCATGCTCGATCTCACGGCGGCGGGCGGGAGCTTCCAGCTGCGGGTGCGCGACAAGGCGTCCATGAGCCGGATGCAGCGCTAG
- a CDS encoding ATP-binding protein — translation MTGRRKSRAAPVAVAEPAWTAPSTTEAVLHFIQAIELHLSGQADDALVNPLDDGRSRFSQLARALDLSGVEGGLLMLALAGEVHPLRLRQFVQLHYDDQPPPLGGVTRHLALSLFGDDAGVMGERSALFTSRLLLPVAGEPQGSLSLQVLRLDPAVLAYLYGSDEVPAELSPYVQPLPEAVEAGDTGELVAALARHLATGPEAAAQLHGADLGTQLDLALAGLAALDRPVVHLALGDFVAAGDALGRDLTLWERHAALHPSAFVLGAHLNQLEVGDETWPVPRLERLVASVASHLRAPLVVLAQEPLDLGAARPALELEVPHLTRAEQRGVWAARLGLRRADSPRLGELTDQFSLNSRAIAARAAAAALGEAAHGDDEKLERAWQACRVAGRQRLGKLAERLTGEPGWDDLVLPPEDKAVLSQIVEHVRHRARVYEDWGMGRSRGLGISALFSGPSGTGKTLGAEVVAHALKLDLYRVDVSSMVSKYIGETEKNLRQIFDAADEGGVILLFDEADSLFGKRGDVQSSNDRFANTQVNYLLQRMESYRGLAILTTNLESSMDQAFMRRLRFTLNFRAPEVAERARIWQRAFPEQVETSALDYAQLAQIKLAGGNIRSVALNAAFMAAAQGTPLTMPLMREAIRGEWRKLGRLSLDDAAFLGWAR, via the coding sequence GTGACCGGTCGCCGCAAATCGCGCGCCGCGCCGGTCGCCGTGGCCGAGCCTGCCTGGACGGCTCCCTCGACGACCGAGGCGGTCCTCCATTTCATTCAGGCGATCGAGCTGCACCTCAGCGGGCAGGCGGACGATGCGCTCGTCAACCCGCTCGACGATGGCCGGTCGCGCTTCTCACAGCTGGCGCGGGCACTCGACCTCTCGGGGGTCGAGGGCGGGCTGCTCATGCTCGCGCTGGCCGGCGAGGTCCATCCGCTGCGACTGCGCCAGTTCGTGCAGCTGCACTACGACGACCAGCCGCCGCCACTGGGGGGCGTGACCCGCCACCTCGCGCTCAGCCTGTTCGGCGACGACGCCGGGGTGATGGGAGAGCGCAGCGCCCTGTTCACGTCACGGCTGCTGCTGCCGGTGGCGGGCGAGCCGCAGGGTAGCCTCAGCCTTCAGGTGCTACGGCTTGACCCGGCGGTTCTCGCCTATCTCTACGGTTCGGACGAGGTACCGGCCGAACTCTCGCCCTACGTGCAGCCGCTGCCGGAAGCGGTGGAGGCGGGCGACACGGGCGAGCTGGTGGCCGCCCTCGCGCGGCACCTCGCCACTGGGCCGGAGGCCGCTGCGCAGCTTCACGGCGCCGATTTGGGCACGCAGCTTGACCTCGCACTGGCCGGACTGGCGGCCCTGGATCGCCCGGTCGTGCATCTGGCTCTGGGCGACTTCGTGGCGGCGGGGGACGCCCTGGGGCGCGACCTGACGCTGTGGGAGCGACACGCTGCGCTGCACCCTTCGGCCTTCGTCCTCGGGGCGCACCTGAACCAGCTGGAGGTTGGCGACGAGACCTGGCCTGTGCCCCGGCTGGAGCGGCTGGTCGCCAGCGTGGCCTCGCACCTGCGCGCGCCGCTGGTGGTTCTGGCCCAGGAACCCCTGGACCTGGGCGCGGCCCGCCCCGCGCTGGAACTGGAGGTGCCTCACCTGACCCGCGCCGAGCAGCGCGGGGTGTGGGCGGCCCGCCTGGGTCTGCGCCGGGCCGACTCGCCCCGTCTGGGCGAGCTGACCGACCAGTTCAGCCTCAATTCCCGCGCCATCGCGGCGCGGGCGGCGGCGGCAGCGCTGGGCGAGGCAGCCCACGGCGACGACGAAAAGCTGGAACGCGCGTGGCAGGCCTGCCGGGTCGCCGGGCGCCAGCGTCTGGGCAAGCTCGCCGAGCGCCTGACCGGCGAGCCCGGCTGGGACGACCTCGTGCTGCCGCCCGAGGACAAGGCGGTGCTCTCACAGATCGTCGAGCATGTGCGCCACCGCGCCCGCGTCTACGAGGACTGGGGCATGGGCCGCTCACGTGGGCTGGGCATCAGCGCGCTGTTCAGCGGGCCCTCAGGCACCGGCAAGACGCTGGGGGCCGAGGTGGTCGCGCACGCCCTGAAGCTCGACCTGTACCGCGTGGACGTGTCCAGCATGGTCAGCAAGTACATCGGCGAGACCGAGAAGAACCTGCGCCAGATCTTCGACGCGGCCGACGAGGGCGGCGTGATCCTGCTGTTCGATGAGGCCGATTCGCTGTTCGGCAAGCGCGGCGACGTGCAGAGCAGCAACGACCGCTTCGCCAACACGCAGGTCAACTACCTCCTCCAGCGCATGGAAAGTTACCGGGGTCTGGCGATCCTCACCACCAACCTGGAAAGCAGCATGGACCAGGCCTTCATGCGCCGCCTGCGCTTCACACTCAATTTCCGTGCCCCGGAGGTGGCCGAGCGCGCCCGCATCTGGCAGCGCGCCTTTCCCGAACAGGTGGAGACCTCGGCGCTGGATTACGCGCAGCTCGCGCAGATCAAGCTCGCGGGGGGGAATATCCGCTCGGTGGCGCTCAACGCCGCCTTCATGGCTGCCGCCCAGGGCACGCCCCTGACCATGCCGCTCATGCGCGAGGCGATCCGGGGCGAGTGGCGCAAGCTCGGGCGCCTGTCGCTGGACGACGCGGCCTTCCTGGGCTGGGCGCGCTAG
- a CDS encoding DUF4157 domain-containing protein, whose protein sequence is MGQSPQPHPLTGVSEGAAQATGRALARPEAREPLPLGAQAALSRALGADVGHVRLIRDAHAAAATAEAAADALAVGDAVLLSPGQDLASPRGLGLLAHELTHILRDRDPSFVPAVLRAPAGAAPGRSSPQLATPTPSGAPADEETLAEQVEARVSAQSAARLTPPLSSPATPAGPALRASGPTAPWGDLPAPWEPLPFWDDAPAVPVRPGPPRPAARPSAPASAAPTAAGGPGAVVRAASTSRSPAAPAQEAAPASSPEPAARGPDTGSSRRQGRAPDLDRLAEQVYAVLKRRLATEMRRDR, encoded by the coding sequence ATGGGACAGTCACCCCAGCCCCATCCGCTGACCGGCGTGAGCGAGGGAGCCGCGCAGGCGACCGGGCGCGCCCTGGCCCGTCCCGAGGCGCGTGAACCGCTGCCGCTGGGCGCGCAGGCGGCCCTGAGCCGCGCGCTGGGGGCCGATGTCGGACATGTGCGGCTCATCCGGGACGCCCACGCGGCAGCGGCGACAGCCGAGGCGGCGGCCGACGCGCTGGCGGTCGGTGACGCCGTGCTGCTCAGTCCGGGTCAGGACCTCGCCTCACCGCGCGGCCTGGGCCTGCTGGCCCACGAGCTCACCCACATCCTGCGCGACCGCGATCCCTCCTTCGTGCCGGCGGTGCTGCGCGCGCCAGCTGGTGCTGCCCCGGGTCGGTCGTCGCCTCAGCTGGCAACCCCTACGCCGAGCGGTGCCCCAGCCGACGAGGAAACCCTCGCCGAGCAGGTCGAGGCGCGCGTGAGTGCCCAGTCGGCGGCGCGGTTGACCCCGCCGCTGTCTTCTCCTGCCACTCCAGCCGGCCCTGCTCTGCGCGCCTCCGGCCCTACGGCGCCCTGGGGTGACCTGCCCGCCCCCTGGGAACCGCTGCCCTTCTGGGACGATGCTCCAGCCGTTCCGGTGCGTCCGGGCCCGCCCCGCCCCGCCGCACGGCCGAGTGCGCCGGCCAGCGCCGCGCCTACCGCGGCGGGCGGGCCGGGAGCGGTCGTGCGCGCGGCGAGTACCTCACGCTCTCCGGCGGCGCCAGCCCAGGAGGCCGCGCCGGCCAGCAGCCCCGAACCTGCGGCGCGCGGTCCCGACACCGGCTCGTCGCGGCGACAGGGACGCGCTCCCGATCTCGACCGTCTGGCCGAGCAGGTCTACGCGGTGCTCAAGCGCCGCCTCGCCACGGAGATGCGCCGTGACCGCTGA
- a CDS encoding phage tail protein, with protein sequence MSFGSKLGGSGPSSAYVKPVANASSRYYVTVDNMPKAVFSEVSGLQMETELFEYQEGGNNSYVHRLPGITKAGNVTLKRGVARDNELFKWYQRVARGVMDLRSVTITLYATQEAQPVVTWELLNAFPCKWTGPQLSAGTDAVAIETIELAHVGILAVE encoded by the coding sequence ATGAGCTTCGGGAGCAAACTCGGCGGTTCGGGGCCGTCGTCGGCCTACGTTAAACCGGTTGCCAATGCGTCGAGCCGTTACTACGTCACGGTGGACAACATGCCCAAGGCGGTGTTCTCGGAGGTCAGCGGTCTCCAGATGGAAACTGAGCTGTTCGAGTACCAGGAGGGCGGCAACAACAGCTACGTCCACCGCCTGCCGGGCATCACCAAGGCGGGCAACGTGACCCTGAAGCGCGGCGTGGCCCGCGACAATGAGCTGTTCAAGTGGTATCAGCGCGTGGCGCGCGGCGTGATGGACCTGCGCTCGGTGACCATCACGCTGTACGCCACGCAGGAGGCGCAACCGGTCGTGACCTGGGAACTGCTCAACGCCTTTCCCTGCAAGTGGACCGGGCCGCAACTGTCGGCCGGGACCGACGCCGTCGCTATCGAAACCATAGAACTGGCCCACGTGGGCATTCTGGCCGTGGAATAA
- a CDS encoding phage tail protein: MTQPVHKDPLVAAYFAVDFQNGVVGAFRECNGLGSESQVVEYRATDARGKPILIREPGTMKYTDIVLKRGITDSMDMWQWRKQVEDGDIEGARRSGTITLYNQRGEAIARWNFERAWPQKLNGPTYDAKTNEVAIEELTITHEGYKRVQ; the protein is encoded by the coding sequence ATGACCCAGCCCGTACACAAAGACCCCTTGGTGGCCGCCTACTTCGCGGTCGATTTCCAGAACGGCGTGGTTGGCGCCTTCCGCGAGTGCAACGGCCTGGGCAGCGAGAGCCAGGTCGTGGAGTACCGCGCCACCGACGCGCGCGGCAAGCCGATCCTGATCCGCGAGCCGGGCACCATGAAGTACACCGATATCGTCCTCAAGCGCGGCATCACCGATAGCATGGACATGTGGCAGTGGCGTAAGCAGGTCGAGGACGGCGATATCGAGGGTGCGCGCCGCAGTGGCACCATCACGCTGTACAACCAGCGCGGTGAGGCTATCGCCCGCTGGAACTTCGAGCGCGCCTGGCCCCAGAAGCTCAACGGCCCCACCTACGATGCCAAGACCAACGAGGTCGCCATCGAAGAACTGACCATCACCCACGAAGGGTACAAGCGCGTTCAGTAA
- a CDS encoding phage tail sheath subtilisin-like domain-containing protein produces MPEYLSPGVYIEEMSSGPRPIEGISTTTAAFIGFAPSGPANTPIFIANWSQYLETFGSREADGTVNPHMPGTYMSHSVYGYFNNGGTRCYITRIVPPNRNKDSGKTVDMPKTLQLSSRASKALPALTVGVKGQPASDVNVEVQPAVLTEQDPTPADGVFTLRVRLDDKEETFENVSMAKKHPRNVVEVVNQHSQIIEILEQSTAGALAERVPEFGGFTIHSAFAPTDTSIVLQSNHFVGSVHDRSGIEGMEVAEDVSMLCAPDLMSAYQNGLIDEDGVKAVQRAMIDHCERNRNRVALIDPLPDLNPQQVKRWREHESNFDSSYAALYYPWIKINGPEGRPILVPPSGHMAGIYARSDVERGVHKAPANEIVRGALDPAMQITKSEQDILNPIGVNCIRTFPGMGLRIWGARTLSSDARFRYVSVRRIFNFVEKSIERGTQWAVFEPNDDDLWSKLRRDITAFLTIVWRSGALFGKTPGEAFYVKCDAELNPPEVRDLGMVMVEIGIAPVKPAEFVVLRFGQYAGTGQ; encoded by the coding sequence ATGCCCGAATATCTGTCGCCAGGCGTATACATCGAGGAGATGTCCTCGGGTCCCCGTCCCATCGAGGGAATCAGTACGACCACGGCCGCCTTCATCGGTTTCGCGCCCAGTGGCCCGGCCAATACGCCCATCTTCATCGCCAACTGGTCGCAGTACCTCGAGACTTTCGGCTCGCGTGAGGCTGACGGTACGGTCAACCCGCACATGCCGGGCACCTACATGTCACACTCGGTGTACGGGTACTTCAACAACGGCGGCACGCGCTGCTACATCACCCGCATCGTGCCGCCCAACCGCAACAAGGACAGCGGTAAGACGGTCGACATGCCCAAGACGCTGCAACTGTCCTCGCGGGCGTCCAAGGCGCTGCCCGCACTGACGGTGGGCGTCAAGGGCCAGCCGGCCAGCGACGTGAACGTCGAGGTGCAGCCCGCCGTACTCACCGAGCAGGACCCCACTCCTGCCGACGGCGTGTTCACCCTGCGGGTCCGTCTCGACGACAAGGAAGAGACCTTCGAGAACGTCTCGATGGCCAAGAAGCACCCGCGCAACGTCGTCGAGGTGGTCAACCAGCACAGCCAGATTATCGAGATTCTGGAGCAGAGCACGGCCGGCGCCCTGGCCGAGCGCGTGCCGGAGTTCGGCGGCTTCACCATCCACTCGGCCTTTGCGCCGACCGATACGAGCATCGTCCTTCAGAGCAACCACTTTGTAGGCAGCGTGCATGACCGTTCGGGCATTGAGGGGATGGAGGTCGCCGAGGACGTGTCCATGCTGTGCGCCCCCGACCTGATGAGCGCCTACCAGAACGGCTTGATCGACGAGGACGGCGTCAAGGCCGTGCAGCGTGCCATGATCGACCACTGCGAGCGCAACCGCAACCGTGTGGCCCTCATTGATCCCCTGCCCGACCTGAACCCGCAGCAGGTCAAGCGCTGGCGCGAGCACGAGTCGAACTTCGATTCCTCCTACGCGGCGCTGTACTACCCCTGGATCAAGATCAACGGCCCGGAAGGCCGGCCCATCCTGGTGCCGCCAAGCGGTCACATGGCCGGTATCTACGCCCGCAGCGACGTGGAACGCGGCGTGCACAAGGCCCCCGCCAACGAGATCGTGCGCGGCGCCCTCGACCCGGCCATGCAGATCACCAAGAGCGAGCAGGACATCCTCAATCCCATCGGTGTGAACTGCATCCGCACCTTCCCCGGCATGGGCCTGCGCATCTGGGGCGCACGCACCCTGAGCAGCGACGCCCGCTTCCGATATGTCTCGGTGCGCCGCATCTTCAACTTTGTCGAGAAGAGCATCGAGCGCGGGACCCAGTGGGCCGTCTTCGAGCCCAACGACGACGATCTGTGGTCCAAGCTGCGCCGTGACATCACCGCCTTCCTGACCATCGTGTGGCGCAGCGGGGCGCTGTTCGGCAAGACGCCCGGCGAGGCTTTTTACGTCAAGTGTGATGCCGAACTCAATCCACCCGAGGTCCGTGACTTAGGAATGGTCATGGTCGAGATCGGAATCGCGCCGGTCAAACCTGCCGAGTTCGTGGTGCTGCGCTTCGGGCAATACGCCGGTACCGGCCAGTAA
- a CDS encoding GPW/gp25 family protein produces MSDHLGTGWAFPVATDPRGRIGMVSGVRAVEQAMLMILMTPKGQRVMRPEYGCQLHELVFAPNDASTLGLASYYVHEALSTWEPRIELEEVDADVDPDYPERIVIRVNYRLIDEPNARSLVFPFYRMPTETLP; encoded by the coding sequence ATGAGCGATCACCTCGGTACCGGCTGGGCCTTTCCCGTCGCCACCGACCCACGCGGCCGCATTGGCATGGTGAGCGGCGTGCGCGCGGTCGAGCAGGCCATGCTGATGATCCTGATGACCCCCAAGGGTCAGCGCGTGATGCGGCCCGAGTACGGCTGCCAGCTTCACGAACTGGTCTTCGCGCCCAACGACGCGAGCACCCTGGGCCTGGCTTCCTACTACGTTCACGAGGCGCTGAGCACCTGGGAGCCGCGCATCGAGCTCGAAGAGGTGGACGCGGACGTGGACCCCGACTATCCCGAGCGCATCGTGATCCGGGTGAACTACCGCCTCATCGACGAGCCCAACGCGCGCTCGCTGGTGTTTCCCTTCTACCGGATGCCCACCGAGACCCTGCCCTGA